In Microvirga sp. 17 mud 1-3, the genomic window CGTGACCGCGGTGGCGACGCCCGCGCCGCCTCCAGGACGGATGCCTCCGCCGCCTCACGATTCCATCGCCGAAATGATCCGCATGGGCGGCCCGGTGCCGGTTCCGCCGGCTTCCGTCGGCCGGCCGGAGGCCGATTCCGTCCTCCTCGGCCAGCGGGCCCTGGCGAAGCTCGGCTACAGCGTGAAGCCGGACGGGATCATGGGCTCCGAGACTCGCCAGGCCATCGAGCGGTTCGAGCGCGCCCGGCAATTGCCGGTGACCGGCGAATTCGGTGCCCGGACCTTACGCGAGCTCGCCACCCTGTCCGGCCTGCCTCTCCCGTGAGGTCGTCCCTGCGGGTTGCGGATCGTCGTGCCGAATGGCACAGGATGCCGTCATGGCTCGCCTGAGATCGGATTTCTGGGTCTCCGCCTATCTGCGCCGCTGCGGCGTCGAGGGGGTGGATGCGGCCCTGCGCAAGCGTGGCTCCGCGGAGGCGGGAGCGGTCTTCGTGAAGGTCGACCATCTCGACGGCACTGCGAGCCTCTATGGTCCGGCGCCGCAGCTGTTCCTGGACGACAGCGACGAGCGCCGCTTCTCGCCCGTCCTGCAGGGCGTCATGCCGCTCGATGTGGAAGAGCGGATGGCGCGCGAGATGCGCTTCGATCCGGATCTCTGGCTCGTAGAGGTGGACGACCGCGCCGGCCGCCACTTTCTCGACCTCGCGACGGAAAGCTGACGCTCTCAGCCCTCAGGCGTTTCCAAACCCAGGATCGCCCGCACGAGAACGGCCGCGAGGGCGGGCGAAGCACTTCTCATCGTTCGCACGAGCGACGTTACGGCCGACAGGGAGCCGGACAGGGCAGGGTGGAGGCGAAGGATGATCGCGATCGCATCCCGCTCGGCGAAGTCGAGCGCCTTGAGGGCGAGGGGCAGCAGGGCATGTCGGCCGGGCGCGAGAAGCCGCCATTCCGTTTGGGCCGGATAGCCGAACGCGTAGGACAGGAGCGCTTCGAAATGCGCTACGTCCCCGGCCTGCGCTGCGGCCAGGAAGGCTGCCGTCTCGGATGCGGTCAGGCCCGTGCAGGGCGCAGCGGGATCGCCCGGCGCGAAGGTCGCGAGCCGCTCCCGGATCCGTGCACGACGCGCTTCGTCGGCTGCCAGATAGAGAGCCGCTTCGTCCAGGGGCGAAAGCGAGTCGCGCATCAGAAGATGAGCCGCCAGGGACGGACGCAGGCGTGCGCGGCGTATGAGCTCGCCCATGGCCGGACCTCTCGGAGCGATGCAGCGGTTCGCCGCCAGCGCATCCTCAACGGCGCTCTCGTGCATCACGAGGAGTTGATCGACCATGATGGGCGTGAGCGCGGAATGACGGGCGAGACGCACGCGCCCCTCGGGTGTCCCAAGAAGCCGCGTCAGGAGCGAAGATGACACATGCGCCATGTGGGCGAGCACGATGTCGCGGACGTCCGGGGAGTGCCGCAACAGACGATCGAGAATCGAGGCCGGCGTGTCTTCGCAGGGCGCCAGGATGCGGGCAATGGTCGCGAGCGTCGCGTCATCCGCACGTGACAGGAAACCGAGCGCAAGAGTCTCGAATGTCTCGATAATGTCGCGGTCGCGTGCTGGCGCTGCGACGAAGAGTTCCGCATTCGCGATCAGGAGCGCGGCGCGGGAATCCGTCGCGCCTGCCTCGACCCGTCCCAGACCCGACAGGTCCGGCCAATGCTCCTGTGGGGCGTGAGACGTCATGAACGCAACTCTTTCGGCACGGCAACGCGATGACCCTACGGAGGTACCTTTAGCGAAATGTTAAAGGATTTTGCCCGCGCGGGTACACGCCTTCCGGCTAACGGAACCGAATTCGCGGACCGCATGTTGATTCTGCGTCTGCCGAAGCTTTTGCACGCCACGCGCCTGCTGGAAACGGTCTGTTAACCATAGAGTTATTTTGTGAGGGCAGTGTCGAAGCGGACAGCCGAGCGAATGGGAGGAACCCTCATGAATGACGTCTGGAACAGGTCACCGGGGACTATCGTCGTCTTTCCCGATGCAGCATCCCGCCCACAGCGTCCCGCACTGTCGACGGATGAACCGCGCGGAGAGATCCTGCTCTTTACCGGCGTGCGCTACGAGAGGCCCACGTCCCGCCCCGATCCGTCCCGCCCCTTCGCATCTGGCAGCACCCGCCGCCGCTCTTGACGAGTCCCGTCGAGACGATGCCGGAATGTTGAGCGTTTCGGCGAAAAAGCGTTACCTGCGCAGATCGGGAACGTCCCGGCGCATCAACAGGGCGTCGCTGCCGTAAGTTGCGAGCTTCGCGCGCAGGGCAGCCGTCATCGCGGTCCTGAAACCGCATTTCTCCCAAAACCCCTGCGAGCCGTTCACGGCTACTAGAGACAGGTTGTCGAAACCCGCTGCGGCTGCATGGTCGGCGAGGTGATCCACGATCGTCCCTGCAAGGCCCTTGCCGCGCCCCTCCGGCAGGAGGGCCACGTCATGCAGGTAGAAGGTCGTCGCGCCTTCCGGAATAGCGCCGAGCGGCGTGTCGAGGGGCGGCGGCTCGCCATAGCGCCAGGGATGGCTGAGGGCATATCCCACGAGGCGCGCTCCTGCCTCGGCCACGTGGCAGCCCTCCGGATAGAGAGCGAGGCGCTCGGCGAAGACGGGCATCTCCTCCGGATGATTCACGTGGATGAAGTCCGCAATGGTCTTTACGGCCGCGAGGTCGCCGGCCGTCATGGGCCGCCATCGCACGGCAGGCCCGGTTTCGTCTCGGGACATCAGCTCGCCTCGTCCTCATCCTCATCGACCGTGCAGGAAACCGCCTTGGCGGCCTCCTCGGCCTGCATGCGCTCGCTCGGATAGGGCGCAGCCACACGCACGACGATGTAGCCCTGCTCCTGCGGCGCGACAATGCGCACGTCGCGGGTCGGCTCGTTCGGGTCCTCGGCGGCCCGGGCCTCGTCCAGTTGGCGCGGAGTCATCACCACGAGTTCGAGCTCGCCCCGGATTGCCGCGCGGTCCGTGACGGCGAAGAACACGCCGCGTGTCTTGGTGTGAAACGAGAAGGACAGGAAGTCCTGGCCGGTCTTCGCGGTCACGCGCACCGGGCCGTCCGAAAGATCGAAGGCACAAGCCGCCACCGCAGTCGCGGGGTCGGGCAGGGGAAGCCAGGTCGCGCCGCCACCGGGCGGGCTGATGATCTGAGCCTGATCTTCCGCCAGGGTGTCCTGGAGGCGGCCGAAGGCGTCGTTCTCGGCGAAGGACGGTGCCATGAACACCGCCGCGATATGCACTCCGGCGGCCAGAACGAGCCCGCAGAGGGTCGCAAGAAGGATGCGCGTGAGATTGCTCATGCGCCGCACTCCAGCCGCTCGATTGTGGGCAGGTCTTCGGCGTTCATGCTCAGGCCCGCGGCACCCGGGATATCGTAGAGGCGCAGGACCACGCTGAAGGGACCGGACGGCGGAAGCTGAAGCCAGTTGCCGGCGCTGAGGGCTCGCGAGAGGCTGATCGTGAAACCGTTCT contains:
- a CDS encoding DUF1254 domain-containing protein; translated protein: MSNLTRILLATLCGLVLAAGVHIAAVFMAPSFAENDAFGRLQDTLAEDQAQIISPPGGGATWLPLPDPATAVAACAFDLSDGPVRVTAKTGQDFLSFSFHTKTRGVFFAVTDRAAIRGELELVVMTPRQLDEARAAEDPNEPTRDVRIVAPQEQGYIVVRVAAPYPSERMQAEEAAKAVSCTVDEDEDEAS
- a CDS encoding DUF1491 family protein, which translates into the protein MARLRSDFWVSAYLRRCGVEGVDAALRKRGSAEAGAVFVKVDHLDGTASLYGPAPQLFLDDSDERRFSPVLQGVMPLDVEERMAREMRFDPDLWLVEVDDRAGRHFLDLATES
- a CDS encoding GNAT family N-acetyltransferase, with product MSRDETGPAVRWRPMTAGDLAAVKTIADFIHVNHPEEMPVFAERLALYPEGCHVAEAGARLVGYALSHPWRYGEPPPLDTPLGAIPEGATTFYLHDVALLPEGRGKGLAGTIVDHLADHAAAAGFDNLSLVAVNGSQGFWEKCGFRTAMTAALRAKLATYGSDALLMRRDVPDLRR